A section of the Devosia rhizoryzae genome encodes:
- the pelF gene encoding GT4 family glycosyltransferase PelF → MWRDDRSDFLGSSSGVADVCLIAEGCYPYVAGGVSSWIDWLIRAHPELTFRVLAVLPSAPTTPPRYARPDNLLSIEHVRLDDTRMGSARPWPKVTPEHLAELLGQLLSEGDASQLSGLLSLLGTPRHRTALDTLLNSPEAWQTMCAYYGSMSHASFLGYFWAWRTLVGGLFRMLTCPLPEARIYHAVSTGYAGLIGARAAIETGRNLIISEHGIYSNERRIEILMADWISNSIDTGLDLSDDRKDIRELWARSFESFARIAYDAATEITALYEANQVFQYALGAEPKKLSVIPNGVDVERYGAVQRIRPERPTIAFIGRVTPIKDVQTFIDVAERLRADFPDLRALIIGPMDEDPDYAQGCIEEVNRRFLADTITFTGAVKVADYLGQIDVLVLTSISEALPLVILEAGAAGVPCVATDVGACREILEGRIGEAGAIGPGGAVAPVGANEEIAASIGFLLADPDRLSSFGENLKRRVQQHYRAEDVAKSYRALYRQNFHPKNQVVA, encoded by the coding sequence ATGTGGCGCGATGACAGAAGTGACTTTCTCGGCTCGTCATCCGGTGTTGCCGATGTGTGCCTCATCGCCGAAGGGTGTTATCCCTATGTCGCCGGTGGCGTATCGAGCTGGATCGATTGGCTCATTCGCGCGCATCCGGAGCTGACCTTCAGGGTGCTGGCCGTCCTGCCCAGTGCTCCGACCACGCCGCCGCGCTACGCTCGGCCCGACAACTTGTTGTCGATAGAGCATGTGCGGCTGGACGACACCAGGATGGGCTCGGCGCGCCCCTGGCCCAAGGTGACCCCGGAGCACTTGGCGGAACTGCTTGGCCAACTCTTGAGCGAGGGTGACGCAAGCCAGCTTTCAGGGCTTTTGTCTTTGCTCGGCACACCCCGTCATCGGACGGCCCTCGACACGCTGCTCAACTCGCCTGAGGCCTGGCAGACCATGTGTGCCTATTACGGGTCGATGTCGCACGCTTCGTTCCTGGGCTACTTCTGGGCCTGGCGTACATTGGTGGGCGGGCTGTTCCGCATGCTGACCTGCCCCTTGCCGGAAGCGCGCATCTACCATGCCGTGTCGACTGGCTATGCCGGGCTGATCGGGGCGCGCGCCGCCATCGAGACCGGCCGCAATCTCATCATCAGCGAGCACGGGATTTATTCCAACGAACGCCGCATCGAGATTCTAATGGCGGACTGGATCTCCAACAGCATCGATACCGGGCTCGATCTTTCCGACGATCGCAAGGACATCCGCGAGCTTTGGGCGCGCAGCTTCGAAAGCTTTGCGCGCATCGCCTATGACGCAGCGACCGAAATCACCGCCCTCTACGAAGCGAACCAGGTGTTCCAGTACGCCCTGGGTGCCGAGCCCAAAAAGCTCAGTGTCATCCCCAATGGCGTGGATGTGGAGCGCTATGGCGCCGTCCAGCGGATCCGTCCCGAACGGCCAACCATCGCCTTTATCGGCCGCGTTACACCGATCAAGGACGTGCAAACCTTTATCGATGTTGCCGAAAGGCTACGGGCCGACTTTCCTGATCTGCGGGCGCTGATCATCGGGCCGATGGATGAGGATCCCGACTATGCACAAGGCTGCATCGAAGAAGTCAACCGGCGCTTTCTTGCCGACACCATCACCTTTACCGGTGCGGTCAAGGTCGCAGACTATCTGGGGCAGATCGACGTTTTGGTTCTGACCAGCATCAGTGAAGCCTTGCCGCTCGTCATCCTTGAAGCCGGTGCTGCAGGTGTTCCCTGCGTCGCAACAGATGTCGGCGCCTGCCGCGAAATTCTTGAAGGCCGCATCGGCGAAGCCGGAGCGATCGGTCCCGGTGGCGCCGTGGCGCCGGTCGGCGCCAACGAGGAGATCGCGGCATCCATTGGCTTCCTGCTGGCGGACCCCGATCGCCTCTCAAGCTTTGGCGAAAATCTCAAGCGCCGCGTGCAGCAGCACTATCGCGCCGAAGACGTCGCGAAGTCCTACCGTGCCCTTTACCGGCAGAACTTTCATCCCAAGAACCAGGTGGTGGCATAA
- a CDS encoding MJ1477/TM1410 family putative glycoside hydrolase has product MEAKDGPCADTSAGIMLEGGNTKTYHGERFCLPLLSSALVLQIALAIAATPALSAPLRTDLSAVRSWGYQLQQVNPQEVAASPYDLMVVDYSRDGSEERSFTAADVAAMKRQPDGHRRFVIAYLSIGEAEDYRFYWQRQWNAESPSWLGAENPDWQGNYAIRYWLPDWQNIIFGGANSYLDAIIDAGFDGVYLDRIDAFDVAEPGYGRAERMAAMSAFVESLASYARNKRPGFVVIGQNAEELLADDSYAQTLDAVGKEDLFFGLEGDGARNSNAELRASLTLLQDFQRTGKPVFVVEYLNTAESKTLARAQATALGAPLFIANRELDDVRSR; this is encoded by the coding sequence ATGGAGGCCAAGGATGGTCCTTGCGCAGACACTTCGGCGGGCATCATGCTTGAGGGCGGAAATACCAAGACCTACCATGGCGAGCGGTTCTGCCTGCCGCTGCTCAGTTCCGCACTGGTTCTGCAGATCGCCCTCGCCATTGCTGCGACGCCCGCGTTGTCTGCCCCCTTGCGCACCGACTTATCTGCGGTGAGGAGCTGGGGTTACCAGCTGCAGCAGGTGAATCCACAGGAAGTGGCCGCCTCCCCTTACGATCTGATGGTTGTCGATTATTCCCGCGATGGCAGCGAAGAGCGTTCCTTCACCGCGGCCGACGTTGCAGCCATGAAACGCCAACCAGACGGCCATAGGCGCTTCGTAATCGCATACCTCAGCATTGGGGAGGCCGAGGACTATCGCTTCTACTGGCAACGCCAGTGGAATGCTGAGTCTCCCTCCTGGCTGGGCGCGGAGAACCCGGACTGGCAAGGCAATTACGCCATCCGGTACTGGCTCCCCGACTGGCAGAACATCATCTTTGGTGGTGCCAACTCTTACCTTGATGCCATCATCGACGCTGGTTTTGACGGCGTTTATCTCGATCGCATCGATGCCTTCGATGTCGCCGAGCCCGGCTACGGCCGTGCCGAACGGATGGCCGCAATGAGCGCCTTCGTCGAAAGCCTTGCATCCTATGCCAGAAACAAGCGGCCCGGCTTTGTCGTCATCGGACAGAACGCCGAAGAACTGCTCGCGGATGATAGCTATGCGCAAACGCTTGATGCAGTGGGCAAGGAAGACCTGTTCTTCGGCCTTGAAGGCGACGGCGCTCGCAACAGCAATGCGGAGCTGCGCGCGAGCCTCACGCTGCTGCAAGACTTTCAGCGCACAGGCAAGCCCGTCTTTGTTGTTGAATATCTGAATACCGCCGAGAGCAAGACTCTGGCCCGAGCCCAGGCCACCGCCCTTGGTGCACCGCTCTTTATTGCAAACAGGGAGCTCGACGATGTTCGATCCCGCTAG
- a CDS encoding Crp/Fnr family transcriptional regulator yields MFHSSTADGTTLPGLGAGAPQRDSTQSWTKSYARGQTIWEPGAPDIVGYVTKGLVKLVTFLPDGRTNIVGVIEAPGFFGRVFETGGEFTIEAATDVTVTCFKRAVFHKLLSQSRELEHRIHLENLYQLEEAYDRITVLACQSTMERFTTYLALRLIADEMRSDEQKTKTSLIHIPMNRRDFAAYLGTTVETVSRNMQALVRRGTLAVIDSASVRLLRRADLFSLAGQDETDLTEMARSRAPALRQKAMLLNASLLDEEPSDFRVAAE; encoded by the coding sequence ATGTTTCACAGTTCAACTGCCGATGGCACTACGCTGCCAGGTCTTGGCGCAGGCGCGCCACAGCGAGACTCTACTCAGTCCTGGACGAAGTCCTATGCGCGCGGTCAGACCATCTGGGAGCCCGGCGCACCGGATATCGTGGGCTATGTCACCAAGGGGCTCGTCAAGCTGGTCACCTTCCTGCCGGATGGAAGAACCAACATCGTTGGAGTCATCGAGGCCCCCGGATTTTTCGGCCGCGTCTTCGAAACTGGTGGTGAATTCACCATCGAGGCGGCCACCGATGTGACCGTTACGTGCTTCAAGCGGGCCGTCTTTCACAAGCTCCTGTCGCAAAGCCGCGAGCTGGAGCACCGCATTCATCTCGAAAACCTCTACCAGCTTGAAGAAGCCTATGACCGGATCACCGTGCTTGCCTGTCAGAGCACGATGGAGCGCTTCACCACCTACCTTGCCCTGCGCCTGATTGCCGACGAGATGCGCTCGGACGAGCAGAAGACCAAAACTTCACTGATCCACATACCGATGAACCGGCGCGATTTTGCTGCGTATCTTGGAACAACCGTCGAGACCGTCAGCCGCAACATGCAGGCGCTGGTCCGTCGGGGAACACTCGCGGTCATCGACAGTGCCAGTGTCCGCCTGCTGCGCCGCGCCGATCTCTTTAGCCTGGCCGGACAAGACGAGACGGACCTTACGGAGATGGCCCGTAGCCGGGCCCCTGCCCTGCGCCAGAAGGCGATGCTGCTGAATGCGTCTTTGCTGGATGAAGAGCCAAGTGACTTTCGAGTCGCGGCCGAATAG
- a CDS encoding sensor histidine kinase, with protein sequence MIDDFDRRLSLRKRWMRFPYAWRFIATGIIYTLAAMVICAVCTTIFLSDTLVKRRGGDIAAMGQRILSRTLNDYAPGKDLPEKDRLALDALMSDQTFAAEFPYLDIWSTELDIIYSNISPITPDADPPAEILQAFEGFTSVKLDDEASASNYTDIFFPWHDPETGDIAAAVHLREVRSTLQRDLDNVIAASWFAVATIALVVMLGLFLIVLEGNRTLERQRSLLARQVQVFRARTNRFRDSKDAAEEATRTVTRITERYLRNIGRDLHDGPAQSIGYAVLKLDGVRSKSRAAERSAAISEVEAVLGDAMAEVRAIAMSLVLPEIENLNIAQVIDNAVGHHLRRTGANLAFENEAEPLHLAGDLSVCVYRFVQEGLNNAFKHGIPASHMLSAKTEDGLLKLSISNLYQEGESQIASDHVGIGLYSLRTRVQSLDGTFSFVRSDGLSRLDMWLPLKPAGKSLT encoded by the coding sequence ATGATCGATGACTTCGATCGTCGGCTAAGCCTGCGCAAACGTTGGATGCGATTTCCTTATGCCTGGCGATTTATTGCCACTGGCATCATCTACACCCTGGCCGCCATGGTTATCTGCGCGGTTTGCACCACGATCTTCTTGTCAGACACCTTGGTGAAACGGCGCGGTGGAGACATCGCTGCAATGGGGCAGCGTATACTTTCGCGAACCCTAAACGATTACGCGCCTGGGAAAGACCTGCCTGAAAAGGATCGCTTAGCATTAGACGCATTGATGTCGGATCAAACATTTGCGGCCGAATTTCCCTATCTCGATATCTGGTCCACCGAGCTGGACATCATCTACTCCAACATTTCCCCAATTACCCCGGACGCTGATCCGCCGGCCGAGATCCTGCAGGCCTTCGAGGGTTTCACCTCAGTCAAGCTTGACGATGAAGCCAGCGCTTCCAACTACACCGACATTTTCTTCCCCTGGCATGACCCGGAGACAGGAGACATCGCCGCGGCCGTTCACCTGCGCGAAGTGCGATCCACCCTGCAGCGGGACCTCGACAATGTTATCGCTGCCAGCTGGTTCGCCGTAGCGACCATTGCCCTGGTCGTGATGCTGGGCCTCTTTCTGATCGTGCTTGAGGGAAACCGCACATTGGAGCGCCAACGCTCGCTCCTGGCCAGGCAGGTGCAGGTATTTCGAGCGCGCACCAACCGCTTTCGCGACTCCAAGGATGCAGCCGAGGAAGCAACTCGGACCGTCACGCGAATAACCGAACGGTATCTTCGCAACATCGGCCGGGATCTCCATGACGGACCGGCGCAATCGATTGGCTACGCCGTCCTGAAGCTGGACGGCGTTCGATCCAAGTCTCGCGCGGCGGAGCGCAGTGCAGCGATCAGCGAAGTAGAGGCGGTGTTAGGAGACGCAATGGCCGAAGTTCGGGCCATTGCGATGTCTCTGGTTCTTCCCGAAATTGAAAATCTCAACATTGCCCAGGTGATCGACAACGCCGTGGGACATCACCTGCGCCGCACAGGCGCCAACCTGGCCTTCGAGAACGAGGCTGAACCGCTTCATCTCGCCGGCGATTTATCGGTCTGTGTCTATCGCTTCGTTCAGGAGGGGCTCAACAATGCCTTCAAGCATGGCATTCCGGCCAGTCATATGCTGAGTGCAAAAACCGAGGATGGGCTGCTGAAGTTATCCATCTCCAACCTCTACCAAGAGGGCGAATCACAAATCGCCTCGGATCACGTCGGCATCGGTCTTTACAGCTTGCGGACCCGCGTCCAGAGCCTGGATGGTACCTTCTCCTTTGTTCGGAGTGACGGATTGTCCCGACTGGACATGTGGCTCCCACTAAAACCGGCGGGCAAGTCGTTGACCTAA
- a CDS encoding response regulator has translation MHNLIKVAVADDHPVLLAGINVLFANSGRHEVVGQAITADGCLELVRTSAPDVIVMDLSMPGDVFRTISQISTTAPKTKIVVFTAFCSLESAIKALDAGATGFVLKGSASSELLLAVDMVFADQMFITQQYASQVMNGLRDRARRQVVDESNKLNIREKQIIGHLLQARTNREIAGELRISEKTVKHYMTGLMQKLKARNRVEVVIAARRSQEAELERGQL, from the coding sequence ATGCACAACTTGATCAAAGTAGCGGTTGCTGACGACCATCCTGTCTTGCTTGCGGGCATAAACGTCCTTTTTGCGAATAGCGGGCGGCATGAAGTGGTTGGGCAAGCCATCACCGCCGATGGCTGCCTGGAGCTTGTGCGGACCTCGGCGCCAGATGTCATCGTCATGGACCTGAGTATGCCAGGTGACGTGTTCCGCACTATTTCTCAGATCTCCACCACGGCTCCGAAGACCAAGATCGTGGTTTTTACCGCATTCTGCAGCCTCGAGTCCGCTATCAAGGCTCTGGACGCAGGCGCTACCGGTTTTGTTCTCAAGGGAAGCGCCTCGAGCGAATTGCTCCTGGCCGTGGACATGGTTTTCGCCGACCAGATGTTTATCACCCAGCAATATGCAAGCCAGGTGATGAACGGCTTGCGCGATCGGGCCAGACGTCAGGTGGTGGACGAAAGCAACAAGCTGAACATCCGTGAGAAGCAGATCATAGGGCACCTGTTGCAGGCACGAACCAATCGCGAAATCGCCGGTGAGCTGCGGATCAGCGAAAAGACGGTCAAGCACTACATGACGGGGCTGATGCAAAAGCTCAAAGCGCGCAATCGCGTGGAAGTTGTGATCGCTGCCCGACGCAGCCAGGAAGCCGAGCTGGAACGCGGCCAGCTCTAG
- the cysD gene encoding sulfate adenylyltransferase subunit CysD, whose amino-acid sequence MHANRLTHLQALEAESIEILREVAASFERPVMMYSIGKDSSVLLHLARKAFFPSKIPFPLLHVDTTFKFKEMIAFRDQTAKDYGFELIVHTNQDGVRDRINPFDHGSSRYTDIMKTQALRQALNAGKYDAAIGGARRDEEKSRAKERIFSHRNANHAWDPKNQRPELWRTFNTRLNPGESMRVFPISNWTELDVWTYIYSEQIPITPLYFARPRPVVERSGTLIMVDDERLPLAPGETPREEVVRFRTLGCYPLTGAIRSDAADLPSIIMEMQASRTSEREGRLIDSDSVGSMEKKKQEGYF is encoded by the coding sequence GTGCACGCCAATCGTCTCACCCACCTTCAGGCTCTTGAAGCCGAAAGCATTGAAATCTTGCGCGAAGTGGCCGCGAGCTTCGAGCGGCCGGTGATGATGTATTCGATCGGCAAGGATTCGAGCGTGCTGCTGCATCTGGCGCGCAAGGCGTTTTTTCCGAGCAAGATCCCGTTCCCGCTGCTGCATGTCGACACGACCTTCAAGTTCAAGGAAATGATCGCGTTTCGCGACCAGACGGCCAAGGATTATGGCTTCGAGCTCATCGTCCATACGAACCAGGACGGCGTGCGCGATCGCATCAATCCGTTCGATCATGGCTCGTCGCGCTATACCGACATCATGAAAACGCAGGCGCTGCGGCAGGCGCTCAATGCCGGCAAGTATGATGCGGCGATCGGCGGTGCGCGGCGCGACGAAGAGAAATCGCGGGCCAAGGAGCGCATCTTTTCGCACCGCAACGCCAACCATGCGTGGGACCCCAAGAACCAGCGGCCAGAGCTTTGGCGCACGTTCAACACGCGGCTCAATCCGGGCGAAAGCATGCGGGTGTTCCCGATCTCCAATTGGACCGAGCTCGATGTCTGGACCTATATTTATTCCGAGCAGATCCCCATCACCCCACTTTACTTCGCCCGGCCGAGGCCGGTGGTGGAGCGCTCCGGCACGCTGATCATGGTGGATGACGAGCGGCTGCCGCTGGCGCCGGGTGAGACACCGCGCGAGGAGGTGGTGCGCTTTCGCACGCTCGGCTGCTATCCGCTGACCGGCGCGATCCGCTCGGACGCAGCGGACTTGCCATCGATCATCATGGAAATGCAGGCGTCCCGGACTTCGGAGCGCGAGGGGCGGCTGATCGACAGCGACAGTGTCGGCTCGATGGAAAAGAAGAAGCAGGAAGGCTATTTCTGA
- the pelG gene encoding exopolysaccharide Pel transporter PelG, whose translation MAGIGFALKKLSNQDNLASRSLAGGHAILISSGPWIVIMGGLALLHVLGQPILDPEELKIFSILVIYSFALSLVVTAPVSLEATLRVSRILFQRRFEKVQGVYLAALFATTVLSLAGGIIVFFGLIRLPTVLGVAALICVLQVSQLWLAMAFVAAIKQYAAVTSAFALGLSCSIVFGTSAAALGHGPAGMLLGFSVGLCVAFCILNYLIIRTFPGKLAPLREVLGMLGTMRPTSATFVLAGLCSALAVWIDKIIVWHSVEATSVTEGLFYAVRYDSPMFVAYLAIVPVMSILVMWLETTFFDNYRHYRDIVHSGGTLRQIDEQRSQLAQDTIDTVFTAFLVQLTISAALAVMAPFVAELLGLPFDAISVLRLALIGSAFHFLFQASCGVILFVQYGKAYLWLQLGFLLLNGGCTAVMLRNPDYLGLGYVLACMVSGTLAYAAMRRTLNSLNRLTFVVNNPAVRA comes from the coding sequence ATGGCCGGCATAGGATTTGCGCTCAAGAAGCTCAGCAACCAGGACAATCTGGCGTCCCGGTCTCTGGCGGGTGGCCACGCCATCCTGATCTCTTCCGGTCCCTGGATCGTCATCATGGGTGGCCTGGCGCTGCTGCATGTCCTAGGGCAACCGATCCTTGATCCTGAGGAACTCAAGATCTTCAGCATCCTCGTGATCTACAGTTTTGCGCTGTCTCTTGTGGTGACGGCCCCGGTGTCCCTCGAGGCAACCTTGCGCGTCTCGCGCATCCTTTTTCAACGGCGCTTCGAAAAGGTGCAAGGCGTTTACCTGGCCGCGCTTTTCGCCACCACTGTCTTGTCTCTTGCCGGCGGCATTATCGTTTTCTTTGGGCTGATCCGCCTGCCCACGGTCCTGGGCGTGGCGGCCCTGATCTGCGTGCTACAAGTGTCCCAGCTGTGGCTCGCCATGGCGTTTGTCGCAGCAATCAAGCAGTACGCAGCGGTGACGTCGGCCTTTGCCCTGGGCCTGAGCTGTTCGATAGTCTTCGGCACCTCCGCGGCTGCCCTGGGACACGGCCCGGCCGGCATGCTGCTCGGCTTCAGCGTCGGCCTTTGCGTTGCCTTCTGCATCCTCAACTACCTGATCATCAGAACATTCCCAGGCAAGCTCGCTCCACTTCGGGAAGTGCTGGGCATGCTCGGCACAATGCGGCCGACATCCGCCACCTTTGTCCTCGCCGGCCTTTGCAGCGCACTGGCGGTCTGGATCGACAAGATCATCGTCTGGCATTCCGTGGAGGCGACCAGCGTCACCGAAGGTCTTTTCTACGCGGTGCGTTACGACAGCCCCATGTTCGTGGCCTATCTCGCCATTGTTCCAGTCATGTCCATTCTGGTCATGTGGCTTGAGACGACCTTCTTCGACAATTATCGGCACTATCGCGACATCGTTCATTCCGGCGGCACTTTGCGGCAGATCGACGAGCAGCGGAGCCAACTGGCGCAGGACACGATCGACACCGTCTTCACCGCCTTTCTGGTGCAGCTGACGATCAGCGCAGCCCTCGCCGTGATGGCGCCCTTCGTCGCGGAACTCCTCGGCCTGCCATTCGACGCGATCTCCGTCCTGCGGCTGGCGCTTATCGGTTCGGCCTTTCACTTCCTGTTCCAGGCCAGCTGCGGCGTGATCCTCTTCGTACAGTACGGCAAAGCCTATCTCTGGCTGCAGCTCGGCTTTCTTCTGCTCAACGGTGGCTGCACGGCCGTCATGCTGCGCAACCCCGACTATTTGGGCCTGGGCTACGTCCTGGCCTGCATGGTCAGCGGGACACTTGCCTATGCCGCCATGCGCCGCACGCTGAACTCACTCAATCGCCTGACCTTCGTGGTCAACAATCCCGCTGTGCGTGCCTGA